A single Anatilimnocola floriformis DNA region contains:
- the csrA gene encoding carbon storage regulator CsrA, with product MLVLSRKKNESIVINNDITIVVVEIRGDKVRLGVEAPKEVPVHRREVYDAIKRNEAAAHQEQPGPNGAGSEG from the coding sequence ATGCTGGTGTTGTCACGCAAGAAGAACGAAAGCATCGTCATCAACAACGACATTACGATTGTCGTCGTTGAAATCCGCGGGGATAAGGTCCGCCTCGGCGTCGAAGCGCCGAAGGAAGTACCGGTTCATCGCCGCGAAGTTTACGACGCTATCAAGCGTAACGAAGCTGCCGCCCATCAGGAACAACCCGGCCCGAACGGCGCCGGCTCTGAGGGGTAG
- a CDS encoding ExeA family protein: protein MYHAHWGLQTSPFGNEAAASPAPASAGFDEALARLQYLLEQRGRAGLLLGSSGTGKTTLLRRFCDVSRRHGLAAALVGGKGASESSFLQQLSRGWQLPPVNDRELCWEQFADRLVELRFEQTAAVVALDDADQTPAAIRCQFERLQHLADQAQTQLTIVLASELETAGSIGAALLDQIELRIDLTPWTEEETAEHVALRLLHSGSELPIFTDEAIAALHELSGGIPRKVDQIAQLALLAGAGQQLVEIDAVTLTEAYQELGPGGL, encoded by the coding sequence ATGTATCACGCCCATTGGGGTTTGCAAACTTCTCCCTTCGGAAATGAAGCGGCAGCGTCGCCAGCGCCCGCGAGCGCCGGTTTCGACGAAGCCCTCGCGCGCCTGCAATACTTGCTCGAACAGCGCGGCCGCGCCGGTCTGCTGCTGGGAAGCTCCGGCACCGGCAAGACCACGCTGCTGCGGCGGTTCTGCGATGTCTCGCGTCGGCACGGATTGGCTGCGGCCCTCGTCGGCGGCAAAGGGGCTTCGGAAAGTTCGTTCCTGCAGCAACTCTCGCGCGGCTGGCAGTTGCCGCCCGTGAACGACCGCGAACTCTGCTGGGAACAATTTGCCGATCGCCTGGTCGAGTTGCGATTCGAACAAACAGCAGCCGTCGTCGCGCTCGACGATGCCGATCAAACGCCAGCGGCGATTCGTTGCCAGTTCGAACGCCTGCAGCACCTGGCCGATCAAGCGCAGACGCAACTCACCATCGTCCTCGCCAGTGAACTCGAAACGGCAGGCAGCATTGGAGCGGCGCTGCTCGACCAAATTGAGCTGCGCATCGATCTCACTCCGTGGACGGAAGAAGAAACTGCCGAGCATGTCGCGCTGCGGTTGCTGCACAGCGGCAGCGAATTGCCGATCTTCACCGACGAAGCCATCGCCGCGCTCCACGAACTGTCGGGAGGCATTCCGCGCAAGGTCGATCAGATTGCTCAGCTCGCCCTCCTCGCGGGCGCTGGTCAGCAGCTAGTCGAGATCGATGCCGTCACGCTGACCGAGGCGTATCAAGAGTTGGGCCCCGGCGGACTTTAA
- a CDS encoding response regulator transcription factor, with protein sequence MAPEQAAENTSEPVKKRILLVDDDAEIIDAMRYALESKGYTILVARDGNQGLAIAESDQPNLVILDMMMPKRSGFLVLEKLRRIPEASTKVIMITANEGSRHKAYAEMLGVNEYLRKPFAMDKLIDAVQRQIG encoded by the coding sequence ATGGCTCCGGAGCAAGCAGCCGAAAATACCAGCGAACCCGTCAAGAAGCGGATTCTGCTGGTCGACGACGATGCCGAAATCATCGATGCGATGCGGTACGCGCTGGAATCGAAGGGTTACACGATTCTCGTCGCTCGCGACGGCAACCAAGGGTTGGCCATTGCCGAAAGCGATCAGCCGAACCTGGTCATTCTCGACATGATGATGCCGAAGCGGAGCGGCTTTCTCGTGCTGGAAAAACTCCGCCGCATTCCCGAAGCGTCGACCAAGGTGATCATGATCACCGCCAACGAAGGCAGCCGTCACAAAGCCTACGCCGAAATGCTCGGCGTGAATGAGTATCTCCGCAAGCCGTTTGCGATGGATAAATTGATCGATGCGGTGCAGCGGCAGATTGGCTAG
- a CDS encoding fatty acid desaturase family protein, with product MLTAEQEVDETLAELPHEQFSLAAARHIVRDLYTHRPAIYWADFLATLFSGMVCFGLVRRWDELLPMISATAVPAWLSITARVFFFACACLFNFRAVNFIHEVVHLPARKFWLFNATWNLLCGIPFLTPSFTHEGHLDHHRRRIFGTTADGEYLALGRLSRWWIAVYLSQALWAPPLAILRFGVLTPLSWLSPRIRDWVHARFSSLVMDPRYQRPLPSPTKLRAIRWQEGLCFAWIVGVVVIGSQLGWSRLISFVAQAYLMGVVIILLNCLRTLGAHRFRGAGDESTFVEQLLDSVNIDSRWPWDMAVAPVGLRYHATHHLFPAIPYHNLPEAHRRLQAELPADSLYHQTREPSLLAALRKLFHRV from the coding sequence ATGCTTACCGCCGAACAGGAAGTCGACGAAACCCTCGCTGAATTGCCGCACGAGCAATTCTCGCTCGCTGCCGCTCGGCACATCGTGCGCGATCTTTATACGCATCGGCCTGCCATTTATTGGGCTGATTTTCTGGCGACGCTTTTCAGCGGCATGGTTTGTTTTGGACTCGTTCGTCGCTGGGATGAACTGCTGCCGATGATTTCTGCCACGGCTGTGCCCGCCTGGCTTTCGATTACGGCCCGTGTTTTCTTTTTCGCCTGCGCTTGCTTGTTCAACTTTCGCGCGGTGAATTTCATTCACGAAGTGGTGCATCTGCCGGCTCGCAAGTTTTGGCTCTTCAACGCGACCTGGAATTTGCTCTGCGGCATTCCATTTCTCACGCCGTCGTTCACGCACGAAGGGCATCTCGATCATCACCGCCGCCGCATCTTCGGCACGACGGCTGATGGCGAGTATCTGGCCCTCGGCAGGCTCAGCCGCTGGTGGATTGCGGTCTACTTATCGCAAGCCTTGTGGGCGCCGCCGCTGGCGATTCTCCGCTTCGGCGTGCTCACTCCATTGTCGTGGCTCAGTCCGCGGATTCGCGATTGGGTTCACGCGCGATTCTCTTCGCTCGTGATGGATCCGCGCTATCAACGGCCGTTGCCCAGCCCGACAAAGCTCCGCGCCATACGCTGGCAAGAAGGCCTGTGCTTTGCCTGGATTGTCGGCGTCGTGGTGATCGGCTCGCAGTTGGGTTGGTCGCGACTCATCTCGTTTGTCGCGCAGGCTTACTTGATGGGCGTCGTCATCATTTTGCTGAACTGCCTCCGCACGCTCGGCGCTCACCGCTTTCGCGGCGCGGGGGACGAGAGCACCTTTGTCGAACAGTTGCTCGACAGCGTGAACATCGACAGTCGTTGGCCGTGGGACATGGCGGTCGCGCCAGTCGGCTTGCGTTATCACGCGACGCATCACCTCTTTCCGGCCATTCCCTATCACAATTTGCCCGAAGCGCATCGCCGGCTGCAGGCCGAGTTGCCGGCCGATTCGCTCTATCATCAAACTCGCGAACCCTCGCTATTGGCCGCACTGCGGAAACTTTTTCACCGCGTGTAA
- a CDS encoding twin-arginine translocation signal domain-containing protein codes for MSQAEYLSRRDFLAAALAVAGLSGCAPFKTPDDLQSKLLPKPRLAPDSVILEIGYAQVPLVDSATYDEVWKLADEQSLALELRQELERNGLRFGILGKQIPEKVRAIMDSQRQDLDSRSEDLNVGEVQVDRQTRRLQCRAARRAMILCSKRYDQLSLLMRENGAVRGRQLQQAQCLFGLKPYPHGDGRVKIDLLPEVEHGEMQRQWVGGEGSLMQRVGRDKVTFEAMRVSLSLAPGQMIVASATAPPKGLGENFFVEPVAGIPSRSLLFIRLAHTQQDNLFAPELSAPALATPGD; via the coding sequence ATGTCTCAGGCGGAGTACCTTTCGCGCCGTGACTTTCTCGCAGCCGCTCTCGCGGTCGCGGGCTTGAGCGGCTGCGCGCCGTTCAAAACGCCGGACGATCTGCAGAGCAAACTCCTTCCCAAGCCGCGACTCGCTCCCGATAGCGTGATTCTCGAAATCGGCTACGCCCAAGTGCCGCTCGTCGACTCCGCCACCTACGACGAAGTCTGGAAGCTGGCCGACGAACAGTCGCTCGCGTTGGAGCTGCGACAAGAACTCGAACGTAACGGGCTGCGCTTCGGCATTCTCGGCAAGCAAATTCCCGAGAAGGTCCGCGCGATCATGGATAGCCAGCGCCAGGACCTCGACAGCCGCAGTGAGGATCTCAACGTCGGCGAAGTACAAGTCGATCGGCAGACGCGCCGCCTGCAATGCCGCGCCGCTCGTCGTGCGATGATTCTCTGCTCGAAGCGCTACGATCAACTCTCGCTGCTGATGCGCGAAAACGGCGCTGTCCGCGGCCGCCAGCTGCAGCAAGCGCAATGCCTGTTTGGACTCAAACCATATCCCCACGGCGACGGCCGCGTGAAGATCGACTTGCTTCCCGAAGTGGAGCACGGCGAGATGCAACGGCAATGGGTGGGCGGCGAAGGCTCGCTCATGCAGCGTGTGGGACGTGACAAAGTCACTTTCGAAGCGATGCGGGTTTCGCTTTCGCTCGCGCCGGGGCAGATGATCGTTGCTTCCGCCACCGCGCCGCCAAAGGGACTTGGAGAGAACTTCTTCGTCGAGCCGGTCGCGGGCATACCATCGCGGTCGCTGCTTTTCATTCGCCTGGCGCACACACAGCAGGACAATCTCTTTGCTCCAGAACTCTCGGCGCCGGCGCTCGCAACTCCGGGCGATTAA
- a CDS encoding RsmE family RNA methyltransferase, with product MSERFFIEPPISGERAILSGSEVHHLAGVMRAKIGDEITLFDGSGCEFTGQIASLKKDRCELTILERREFSREPQLAIVAGVALPKGDRQKWLVEKLTELGVTELVPLLTTRGVVQPGENAASRLRRGVIEASKQCGRNVLMEIGAAVAANEWFATVPAANRRFLADPAGEPLTVSNFRSGAGPVYFAVGPEGGFTEAEVTAAKNAGWESVSVGKSILRIETAAIALAAACIALAKNGNESID from the coding sequence ATGTCCGAGCGTTTCTTTATCGAGCCACCGATCTCCGGCGAACGGGCTATTCTCAGCGGCAGCGAAGTCCATCACTTGGCCGGAGTTATGCGGGCCAAAATCGGTGACGAGATCACGCTCTTCGATGGCAGCGGCTGTGAGTTCACCGGGCAGATTGCCTCGTTGAAAAAAGATCGCTGCGAACTGACCATTCTGGAGCGGCGCGAGTTTTCACGCGAGCCGCAGCTAGCAATCGTCGCTGGCGTGGCGCTGCCGAAAGGTGATCGCCAGAAATGGCTCGTGGAAAAACTAACCGAACTCGGAGTGACAGAGCTCGTGCCGTTGCTGACGACGCGCGGAGTCGTACAGCCGGGCGAGAATGCGGCCAGTCGATTGCGGCGGGGCGTGATCGAGGCCAGCAAGCAATGCGGCCGCAATGTGCTGATGGAAATCGGAGCTGCCGTTGCTGCAAACGAGTGGTTTGCTACGGTTCCGGCTGCGAATCGCCGCTTTCTAGCCGACCCGGCTGGCGAACCGCTGACGGTCAGCAACTTTCGCAGCGGCGCAGGGCCCGTTTATTTTGCGGTCGGACCGGAGGGTGGTTTCACCGAGGCGGAAGTAACTGCCGCGAAAAATGCCGGCTGGGAGTCGGTCTCGGTCGGAAAGAGCATTTTGCGAATCGAAACTGCAGCCATTGCGCTGGCGGCGGCTTGCATCGCTCTCGCCAAGAATGGGAATGAATCGATAGACTAA
- the uvsE gene encoding UV DNA damage repair endonuclease UvsE, producing MRVGLCCQFAEQAIKFRITTATAVLKLARPAQLQKLSELCLHNAGALQQAIEWCAANEVGAYRVMSQFWPLKTHPTCGYQLSDLPAAANITAQLAVCRNMAASSNVRLSFHPDQFVVLNSPRAEVVESSLAELEYQAEAAELIGADVVNIHGGGAYGDKVTALARFRENLPRLSPRARKLLTLENDDKVYTPSDLLPICRAEHIPLCYDVHHHRCLADGLTIEEATAAAVQTWQGREPLFHISSPLQGWEKPQPQLHHDYIEPGDLPPGWLQLPITLDIEAKAKELAVLRLQAWIKKAQKEPPRNSRALAAAKKRG from the coding sequence ATGCGAGTAGGATTGTGCTGTCAGTTCGCTGAGCAAGCGATCAAGTTTCGAATCACCACGGCGACTGCCGTTTTAAAACTAGCGCGGCCTGCGCAACTGCAAAAACTCTCGGAGCTGTGTCTGCACAACGCCGGCGCTTTGCAGCAAGCCATTGAATGGTGTGCGGCGAACGAAGTTGGCGCCTACCGTGTGATGAGTCAGTTCTGGCCGCTGAAGACGCATCCGACTTGCGGCTATCAACTCAGCGATCTTCCTGCCGCGGCCAACATCACCGCGCAGCTTGCCGTCTGCCGAAACATGGCAGCCAGCAGTAATGTGCGGCTGTCGTTTCATCCCGATCAATTTGTGGTGCTCAATTCGCCGCGCGCCGAAGTCGTCGAAAGCTCGCTTGCCGAACTCGAGTACCAGGCCGAAGCGGCGGAGTTGATCGGCGCAGATGTCGTCAACATCCATGGCGGCGGCGCGTATGGCGACAAAGTCACTGCGCTCGCGCGCTTCCGCGAAAACCTTCCCCGACTGTCGCCGCGGGCCCGCAAACTATTGACGCTGGAGAACGACGACAAGGTTTACACGCCCAGCGATCTGCTGCCGATCTGCAGGGCGGAGCATATTCCGCTTTGCTACGACGTGCATCATCATCGCTGCCTGGCGGACGGATTGACGATCGAAGAAGCGACAGCGGCGGCCGTTCAAACGTGGCAGGGGCGCGAACCGCTGTTCCACATTTCCAGTCCGCTACAGGGGTGGGAAAAACCGCAACCGCAACTTCATCACGATTACATCGAGCCTGGCGATCTGCCGCCCGGTTGGCTGCAACTCCCGATTACTCTCGACATCGAAGCTAAGGCCAAAGAGCTGGCGGTGCTGCGATTGCAGGCTTGGATTAAAAAGGCGCAAAAAGAGCCACCGCGAAATTCCCGCGCGCTTGCTGCTGCCAAAAAGCGTGGTTAG
- a CDS encoding NADH-quinone oxidoreductase subunit C, translating to MTLIDRLKKKFGAQITGTNLTALDPWIEVAPEALVAVCEHLKADPDGKFEMLNCITAIDWFEPDPKKAAKVTFEPHTELVYHLSSISKKHSIVIKVKLPRWKDDVAGNLPDVPTVCSVWPAANWHEREVFDLSGVNFVGHPDLRRILCPEDWVGYGLRRDYEMPLEYHGMRGR from the coding sequence ATGACTCTGATCGATCGTTTGAAGAAGAAGTTCGGCGCGCAGATCACCGGCACCAACCTGACGGCTCTCGATCCTTGGATCGAAGTCGCTCCCGAGGCCCTCGTGGCCGTGTGCGAACACCTGAAAGCCGATCCCGATGGCAAGTTTGAGATGCTGAATTGCATCACCGCCATCGATTGGTTCGAGCCCGATCCTAAGAAGGCCGCTAAGGTAACCTTCGAGCCGCACACCGAGCTGGTTTATCACCTCTCGAGCATCAGCAAGAAGCATTCGATCGTCATCAAGGTGAAGCTGCCGCGCTGGAAGGATGACGTCGCCGGCAATCTGCCCGATGTGCCGACGGTTTGCTCCGTTTGGCCAGCTGCTAACTGGCACGAGCGCGAAGTGTTTGATCTGTCGGGCGTGAATTTCGTCGGCCATCCCGATTTGCGTCGCATTCTCTGCCCGGAAGATTGGGTCGGTTACGGCCTGCGTCGCGATTATGAAATGCCGCTCGAATACCACGGCATGCGGGGACGCTAG
- a CDS encoding proteasome accessory factor PafA2 family protein: protein MANRPGVFERLIGLETEYALAVSRQLPEGSLPGGKYRIFRELIAQLRRRIPTVDARHLKEGVFHAGGGAVWFETERPAEGGGLVEGASPECRSPRQLLAWQRAQDHLLSGAAEAAFGGDVRLLKNDRDAQGNIYGAQENYEVDFATGWQLTAWRISLVLLLPLVAVTWMSLWAMFLGIFLYSVAASLTYLALEKRVAKPKALARFLFGCEFDQLENACPTGPRWLEAFLSFLTRVLTFPLAAILYGLLVAFAFRKLRRQLTPFLISRPIMVGAGMIDDDGQFHLADKAPAMNCLTGYGGLLGDRPIYSFGHFFKVAHADSWWNPAEYLQLFSGKQRLQIAIGDSNRAEVAEYLRIGTTLLVIDAIEAGCLPQPVQPRRPIAALRQICADPSLKAQIPLTSGGNCTALELQRSYLEACRAFLHQHGNPPNEAWQILGLWEETLDTLEHDPSELVGSLDWITKQFLLEKAGQSAAWEVRKKIDLRYHELSDEGYFDRLQSTGIPAAILGPAEVEYATRNPPSGTPATVRGRYIREFAGGDEMIVVNWRRIYLGSGRKRRSIDLSLYRPVAQSPTRPSNRKSRRKDQG, encoded by the coding sequence GTGGCGAATAGGCCCGGGGTTTTTGAACGACTGATCGGGCTCGAAACGGAATATGCCCTCGCCGTTTCGCGGCAGCTGCCAGAAGGTAGCTTGCCCGGCGGGAAGTATCGAATCTTCCGCGAGCTGATCGCCCAGTTACGGCGGCGCATCCCCACGGTGGATGCCCGTCATCTGAAGGAAGGTGTTTTTCATGCCGGCGGCGGCGCAGTTTGGTTCGAAACCGAACGCCCCGCAGAAGGTGGCGGCCTCGTCGAAGGGGCTTCGCCCGAATGCCGCAGTCCGCGGCAGTTACTCGCCTGGCAAAGAGCCCAGGACCATCTCTTGTCCGGTGCTGCCGAAGCCGCGTTTGGCGGCGATGTGCGGTTGCTGAAAAATGATCGCGACGCGCAAGGCAACATCTACGGCGCGCAAGAAAACTATGAAGTCGACTTTGCGACGGGTTGGCAACTGACGGCCTGGCGAATTTCGCTGGTTCTGTTGCTGCCGCTGGTCGCGGTGACCTGGATGTCGCTGTGGGCGATGTTCCTCGGCATCTTTCTTTACAGCGTGGCCGCTTCGCTCACTTATCTCGCGCTAGAAAAGCGAGTTGCCAAGCCGAAGGCTCTCGCTCGTTTTCTCTTCGGCTGCGAGTTCGATCAACTCGAGAATGCTTGTCCAACGGGACCGCGTTGGCTCGAAGCGTTTCTCTCGTTTCTCACGCGTGTTTTGACGTTCCCGCTTGCCGCGATTTTGTACGGCCTGCTCGTGGCCTTTGCCTTTCGCAAACTGCGACGACAACTCACGCCGTTTTTGATCTCGCGGCCGATCATGGTAGGCGCGGGAATGATTGATGACGACGGCCAATTTCATCTGGCTGACAAAGCGCCGGCGATGAATTGCTTGACGGGCTACGGCGGACTGCTCGGCGATCGGCCGATCTATAGCTTTGGCCATTTTTTCAAAGTCGCGCATGCTGATTCGTGGTGGAACCCCGCGGAGTATCTGCAGTTGTTCTCGGGCAAGCAGCGATTGCAGATTGCAATTGGCGATTCGAATCGAGCCGAGGTTGCGGAGTACTTGCGGATCGGCACGACCCTGCTCGTGATCGATGCCATCGAAGCCGGTTGCCTGCCGCAACCTGTGCAGCCGCGACGGCCGATCGCGGCGTTGCGACAGATTTGTGCGGACCCGTCGCTGAAAGCTCAAATTCCACTCACCAGTGGCGGCAACTGCACCGCACTCGAATTGCAGCGCTCGTATCTAGAAGCCTGCCGCGCGTTTCTGCATCAGCACGGCAATCCGCCGAACGAAGCCTGGCAGATTCTGGGCTTGTGGGAAGAAACGCTTGATACGCTCGAGCACGATCCCAGCGAACTCGTCGGTTCGCTCGATTGGATCACGAAGCAGTTCCTGCTGGAGAAGGCCGGGCAGAGCGCGGCCTGGGAAGTGCGGAAGAAAATCGATCTGCGTTATCACGAACTGTCGGACGAAGGTTACTTCGATCGTTTGCAAAGCACCGGCATTCCCGCCGCGATTCTCGGGCCGGCGGAGGTTGAGTACGCGACGCGGAATCCGCCGTCTGGTACGCCGGCCACCGTCCGCGGCCGCTACATCCGCGAGTTTGCCGGCGGCGATGAGATGATTGTGGTCAACTGGCGGCGGATCTATTTGGGCAGTGGTCGCAAACGGCGTTCGATCGACCTGAGCCTTTATCGGCCTGTCGCGCAGTCGCCGACGCGCCCCTCGAATCGCAAGTCGCGGCGCAAAGATCAGGGTTAA
- a CDS encoding cytochrome P450, producing MSSVIYPPGPRDWCWGMSILPRLKKDFIKFYADMQAEHGDIICMRIGPYHDYTFLHPDQVKELLVTQAKHFVRFEVPIRVMAQWNRNSVIIAEGDAWIRQRRMVQPAFHPRRFAGYAASMASMIEQQLDEWSRRIEPGKATELELNQSMTDLTLHIIGRTLFGVDLRDQSKEIGRAVSILSELAVKEFMATVNLPDWLPLEEKRQKKWSMKYLDGVVRGFIRDWRQKHEDRGDLLSMLLLAVDEEGDQGTLNDEQVRDEAMTLLLAGHDTTAAGMLWCFYNLSRFPDVLQRVRAEAQRVYGDRQPTHADVTQLDYTTRVVKESLRIFPPAIGTFTRRAIHEVQIGGYTLPKNSLCRPFIYATHHDPRWFPDPERFDPERFLPEQEATRPQFAYCPFGGGPRVCIGQHFAMMEMILATSLSARRFDMAVTPGQKPIELSQNLSLRPKGGLKIQLTKPAA from the coding sequence ATGTCTTCCGTGATTTATCCCCCCGGCCCGCGCGATTGGTGCTGGGGAATGTCGATCTTGCCGCGACTCAAAAAGGACTTCATCAAGTTCTACGCCGACATGCAAGCCGAGCACGGCGACATCATTTGCATGCGGATCGGTCCATATCACGACTACACCTTTCTGCACCCCGATCAAGTCAAAGAGTTGCTGGTGACGCAGGCGAAGCATTTCGTGCGCTTCGAAGTCCCCATTCGCGTGATGGCGCAGTGGAATCGCAACAGCGTGATCATTGCCGAAGGAGACGCCTGGATCCGCCAACGGCGAATGGTGCAGCCGGCGTTTCATCCGCGGCGATTCGCGGGCTATGCAGCGTCGATGGCGTCGATGATCGAACAGCAACTGGACGAATGGTCGCGCCGGATCGAGCCCGGAAAAGCGACCGAGCTCGAACTCAATCAGTCGATGACCGACCTGACGTTGCACATCATCGGCCGCACACTATTTGGCGTCGATTTGCGCGACCAGTCGAAAGAAATCGGCCGGGCCGTGTCGATTCTTTCGGAACTCGCCGTCAAAGAATTCATGGCCACCGTAAATCTTCCCGACTGGTTGCCGCTCGAAGAGAAACGGCAGAAAAAGTGGTCGATGAAGTATCTCGATGGCGTGGTGCGCGGTTTCATTCGCGACTGGCGGCAGAAACACGAAGACCGCGGCGACCTGCTCTCGATGCTGCTGCTGGCCGTTGATGAAGAAGGTGACCAAGGGACGCTCAACGACGAGCAAGTCCGCGATGAAGCGATGACGCTCCTTCTCGCCGGCCACGATACAACGGCGGCGGGCATGTTGTGGTGCTTCTACAATCTCTCGCGCTTTCCGGACGTGCTGCAACGCGTGCGGGCCGAAGCGCAGCGAGTGTATGGAGATCGCCAGCCGACGCACGCCGATGTGACGCAACTTGATTACACGACGCGGGTGGTAAAAGAATCGCTGCGGATCTTTCCGCCCGCCATCGGCACGTTCACAAGACGAGCGATTCACGAAGTTCAGATCGGCGGCTACACGCTGCCGAAAAACTCGCTCTGCAGGCCGTTCATTTATGCCACGCATCACGATCCGCGGTGGTTCCCCGATCCCGAGCGGTTCGATCCCGAGCGTTTTCTGCCGGAACAAGAAGCAACGAGGCCGCAGTTTGCTTACTGCCCGTTCGGCGGCGGCCCCAGAGTTTGCATCGGCCAGCACTTCGCGATGATGGAAATGATTCTGGCCACCAGTTTGAGCGCGCGGCGGTTCGACATGGCGGTTACTCCCGGCCAAAAGCCAATCGAACTCTCGCAAAATTTATCGCTGCGGCCCAAGGGTGGTTTGAAGATTCAACTGACCAAACCCGCCGCGTGA
- a CDS encoding NADH-quinone oxidoreductase subunit A → MSAIGESIHIVLYLALFSGAGIIFLFVNLLLGWFLRPHNPHPEKLEIYECGEPTIGSSFVQFDLRFYVVALLFIIFDVEVAFFFPWAAAFGKSTNAMRPEFTSIERVDGKIQLTEPATLLYREMGVRNPVAPTEVPATLAGQVTATDPIERAEQIVHAGMGQLALVTIVDIIAFFAILMIGFAYVWKRGDLDWVRAVSRERQTSVRSPAGDPLDDAPVLSA, encoded by the coding sequence ATGTCCGCCATTGGCGAATCAATTCACATCGTCCTTTACCTCGCGCTGTTTTCCGGCGCGGGGATTATCTTTTTGTTCGTGAACTTGCTGCTCGGTTGGTTCCTGCGGCCCCACAATCCGCATCCGGAAAAGCTTGAGATCTACGAGTGCGGCGAACCGACCATCGGCTCCAGCTTCGTGCAGTTCGATCTGCGGTTCTATGTGGTCGCGCTGCTGTTCATCATTTTCGATGTGGAAGTGGCGTTCTTCTTTCCCTGGGCTGCGGCCTTCGGCAAGTCGACCAATGCGATGCGTCCCGAATTCACATCGATCGAACGTGTCGATGGCAAAATCCAACTGACGGAACCCGCCACGCTGCTGTATCGCGAAATGGGCGTTCGCAATCCTGTCGCTCCGACGGAAGTTCCCGCCACATTGGCTGGCCAGGTGACGGCGACCGATCCCATCGAACGTGCTGAGCAAATCGTGCATGCCGGCATGGGTCAGTTGGCCCTGGTGACGATCGTCGACATCATCGCGTTCTTCGCGATCCTGATGATCGGCTTTGCTTACGTTTGGAAGCGTGGCGATCTCGACTGGGTCCGCGCGGTCAGCCGCGAACGGCAAACGTCCGTTCGCTCGCCGGCGGGCGACCCGCTCGACGATGCTCCGGTCCTTTCGGCATAG
- a CDS encoding DUF2203 domain-containing protein, with amino-acid sequence MTNNESSVRVFTIEQANAMLPLVRAITADLVTLARDVVERRQRLASFAKRKATSAGDPYAEELASMQQAVADDTERLQEYIAELRRLGLEPKGALDGLVDFPSNVDGRPVYLCWKLGEAEVTHWHELDAGFAGRQSLVAGVAADGEQDFDSPAEHD; translated from the coding sequence ATGACCAACAACGAATCATCAGTGCGAGTGTTCACGATCGAGCAGGCCAATGCCATGCTTCCGCTCGTGCGTGCGATCACTGCTGATCTGGTCACGCTGGCCCGCGACGTGGTCGAACGTCGGCAACGGCTCGCTTCGTTTGCGAAGCGGAAAGCCACGAGCGCCGGCGACCCCTACGCCGAAGAACTCGCCAGCATGCAGCAAGCTGTTGCTGATGACACCGAGCGGTTGCAAGAGTATATCGCTGAGTTGCGGCGACTTGGTTTGGAGCCGAAGGGTGCACTCGACGGCCTCGTTGATTTTCCGTCGAACGTCGATGGCCGACCGGTCTATCTGTGCTGGAAACTGGGCGAAGCCGAAGTGACCCATTGGCATGAACTCGACGCCGGTTTTGCCGGTCGCCAATCGCTGGTGGCCGGAGTGGCCGCCGACGGTGAACAAGATTTTGATTCGCCAGCTGAGCACGACTAA
- a CDS encoding 4Fe-4S binding protein yields the protein MIDWFRNIYLAVYTVAQGLGVTLRNWLITYKPERGAFTEKYEYPEKPVPVANRYRGFHRYDLTTCISCDQCAKACPVDCIYIGKERVEGSKGFKITGFTIDYSKCMFCALCVEPCPVDCIFMGATHDLSCYSRDGCIVDFSRLPLDVAWGRATLNPTAVSESKVIAEPVHGGPNQ from the coding sequence ATGATCGATTGGTTCCGCAACATCTACCTGGCGGTTTACACCGTTGCCCAGGGTCTGGGTGTCACACTTCGCAACTGGCTGATCACTTACAAGCCAGAGCGCGGGGCCTTTACCGAGAAATACGAATACCCGGAAAAGCCAGTGCCGGTCGCCAATCGGTACCGCGGTTTTCACCGCTACGACCTGACGACCTGCATTTCGTGCGATCAGTGCGCCAAGGCCTGTCCGGTCGACTGCATTTACATCGGTAAAGAGCGGGTCGAAGGGAGCAAGGGCTTTAAGATCACCGGCTTCACGATCGACTATTCGAAGTGCATGTTTTGTGCGCTTTGCGTCGAGCCCTGCCCGGTCGATTGCATTTTCATGGGTGCCACGCACGACCTGAGCTGCTACAGCCGTGACGGATGCATCGTCGACTTCTCGCGGTTGCCCCTCGATGTTGCCTGGGGCCGCGCAACTCTGAATCCCACGGCGGTTTCGGAGTCGAAGGTAATTGCCGAGCCTGTTCACGGTGGGCCGAACCAGTAG